One region of Jonesiaceae bacterium BS-20 genomic DNA includes:
- a CDS encoding MFS transporter, with translation MTMMAVGGMVFSMAAEPIRKCIGRLNSLALVLTLTGTGAVGLVVAPNSAVSITAMFFLGLAMTGILLVGQNILVLIHRARSARMIGEFSVTFSIASLACVLLLPVLAGSVFGWRAYPGLQIVALLVLALPLLVGAYRNKDLIPDHSIIEVATDQPLDQAPAASTASTATTGQHSASQARGLAKHPIALMAVVIALEWSIVFWTALFLIDVAGISAAQGAVATAVLVAGVLAGRLAGSFLLEQQGGWRLLVLSCALALIAVVLVLQAVSMISALLLAAAVMLVWARPRSGQLESVS, from the coding sequence ATGACCATGATGGCTGTCGGCGGAATGGTCTTTTCCATGGCAGCGGAACCGATCAGAAAATGTATTGGCCGCCTCAACTCGTTGGCTTTGGTCCTGACCTTGACCGGCACGGGAGCGGTTGGCCTAGTGGTAGCCCCAAACTCAGCAGTTTCCATCACCGCCATGTTCTTTCTGGGGCTGGCAATGACCGGGATCTTGTTGGTGGGGCAAAATATTCTTGTGCTCATCCACCGCGCTAGATCGGCCCGCATGATTGGCGAGTTCAGCGTTACGTTTTCTATTGCCTCGCTGGCGTGCGTGCTCCTTCTGCCAGTTTTGGCCGGCTCGGTCTTTGGGTGGCGGGCCTATCCGGGCCTGCAGATTGTGGCATTGCTTGTTCTCGCACTGCCACTGCTCGTGGGCGCGTACCGCAACAAGGACTTGATTCCGGATCACTCGATCATCGAAGTTGCCACCGACCAACCACTAGACCAGGCACCGGCGGCATCAACGGCATCAACAGCAACGACAGGGCAACATAGCGCGTCCCAAGCGCGAGGTCTAGCAAAGCACCCAATCGCGCTCATGGCGGTCGTGATCGCGTTGGAGTGGTCGATCGTGTTCTGGACCGCGCTGTTCTTGATCGATGTTGCCGGTATTTCCGCAGCTCAAGGTGCCGTGGCGACCGCGGTTCTGGTCGCGGGTGTGTTGGCGGGACGGCTAGCCGGTAGTTTCCTACTTGAACAGCAGGGCGGCTGGCGTCTGCTGGTGTTGTCCTGTGCTCTGGCTCTGATTGCCGTAGTTCTGGTGCTGCAAGCAGTTTCGATGATCTCAGCGCTCCTGTTGGCCGCTGCCGTCATGCTGGTTTGGGCGCGGCCACGCAGCGGACAACTGGAGTCCGTTAGTTAG
- a CDS encoding DUF202 domain-containing protein, giving the protein MTGQQVTLDPDEPASDVVVDAGLAAERTFLAWQRTAIGVVAGSGVATHYVAPAMGGVIPIIIGITGVVLGLGALIWMRLRYRRSHHLLKTHGTFGPRGALPLAMVAVSVVALAVLVALMPVLAYF; this is encoded by the coding sequence TTGACCGGGCAACAGGTTACGCTCGATCCCGATGAGCCGGCCTCAGACGTGGTTGTTGATGCCGGACTGGCGGCCGAGCGGACGTTCTTAGCTTGGCAACGGACCGCGATTGGCGTTGTTGCGGGTTCCGGGGTGGCAACCCACTACGTGGCGCCGGCGATGGGCGGGGTGATTCCAATTATCATCGGAATCACGGGCGTGGTCTTAGGGCTTGGTGCGCTGATCTGGATGCGGCTGCGGTACCGTAGGTCCCATCACCTGCTCAAAACACATGGCACATTTGGGCCCCGCGGGGCCCTACCCCTAGCCATGGTTGCGGTCAGCGTTGTTGCTCTTGCAGTTTTGGTGGCGCTCATGCCGGTGTTGGCATACTTTTAA
- a CDS encoding DUF202 domain-containing protein, with translation MTDKRFPRSVFRHGSDPDPRFTMANERTFLAWIRTSLAFIAGALALEALDIPLQPTLRTVATILFLALGLATPIYAWVAWTRNERALRTNTPLHGPSMSVVISVVLTVVVIVLGLGLILEGSSS, from the coding sequence GTGACTGATAAACGATTCCCACGCAGCGTGTTCCGCCACGGCTCTGACCCGGACCCCCGGTTCACCATGGCTAACGAGCGTACATTCTTGGCGTGGATCAGAACGTCCTTGGCATTCATCGCCGGTGCGCTCGCACTCGAAGCCCTGGATATTCCGCTGCAGCCGACTCTGCGAACCGTTGCAACCATCTTGTTCTTGGCCTTGGGGCTGGCCACGCCAATCTACGCGTGGGTGGCTTGGACTCGTAACGAGCGTGCCCTGCGCACGAACACGCCACTGCACGGCCCTTCCATGTCCGTGGTGATCAGCGTGGTGTTAACCGTTGTAGTCATTGTTCTGGGATTGGGCTTGATCCTGGAAGGTAGCAGTTCTTGA
- a CDS encoding MarR family transcriptional regulator, with product MTSQSHDEALATNEPAHLEKVMDGLRSYGAVAAEISKRFAGSLNLYATDAVAVIEILEAEERGTPLSPARLSKRIGLTSGATSSLLNRLEEAGHIVRSRVHVDRRIVTLHSTSGVQEVADAFFEPLALRLRATMSSYPDDLLKQFEGFLAELRSTSEAFIQDLSS from the coding sequence ATGACGAGCCAGAGCCACGACGAGGCATTAGCAACGAACGAGCCAGCACATCTCGAAAAGGTAATGGACGGCCTGCGCTCATACGGAGCTGTTGCGGCAGAAATTAGTAAGCGCTTTGCCGGGAGCCTTAACCTTTACGCGACAGACGCTGTCGCGGTGATCGAAATTCTCGAGGCTGAAGAGCGCGGAACACCCCTTTCGCCCGCCCGCCTCAGCAAGCGGATCGGCTTGACTTCGGGGGCAACCTCGTCACTGCTCAATCGACTTGAGGAGGCGGGGCACATAGTACGAAGTCGTGTTCATGTCGACCGCCGGATCGTCACTTTGCATTCCACGTCCGGGGTGCAGGAAGTCGCAGACGCATTCTTTGAACCGCTGGCGTTGCGTTTACGGGCAACGATGAGTTCATATCCGGATGATCTGTTGAAGCAATTTGAAGGCTTTTTGGCGGAACTGCGCTCCACGTCGGAGGCCTTTATCCAGGACCTTTCTTCCTGA
- a CDS encoding MFS transporter yields MSRISTKTNRWLGLIAIALGVALIVVDTTIVNVITPSVIEDIGINSTQAQWIQGSYAIIFAALLLLVGRVSDLLGARAVFIWGVIGFGLTSLMAGLAQTGEILILARFLQGVTAALILPTSLALLNRMFTGKARGQAFAIWGSTIGGATALGPVIGGWFAENLTWRWAFGINIPFTIVILILAALFLVPTPRKRGSIDMFSAILSMLGLGLLAFGLIEGRTVGWVASEQAFELPGFTWDSGLSPAFVALILSVVLMTVFVWRQIIASCPSNSREPFMDTKLFSIASFRNGNIATTIIGLGEYGIIAVLPLWLVFAKDYTALQAGAALVPIAIGSFVASGISFPLMAKISPLGLVRTGLVLEVVGLAGLGVVAAFTNSEGWLISLVMFFYGIGVGFATSQVTNVVLADVPEEEDGQSSGIQSTFRQLGSALGIAALTTVFFSTLSSNIQTRLVDAGLSADQAAEFGDVVTESAGAAIHPLATNPDTAFIADAAREAMTHGLALGSYLAAGFLLLGVIATLLIPNTQKISLEPAKAFGSAA; encoded by the coding sequence ATGTCGCGCATTTCGACAAAAACCAATCGTTGGCTGGGATTAATAGCCATCGCGTTAGGAGTAGCATTGATTGTGGTTGATACCACGATCGTGAATGTGATCACGCCGTCTGTAATTGAAGACATCGGTATTAACTCAACCCAGGCACAATGGATCCAAGGGTCCTATGCGATCATCTTCGCTGCTCTGCTCCTGCTTGTTGGCCGAGTGTCCGACCTCTTAGGTGCGCGGGCGGTGTTCATTTGGGGAGTCATCGGTTTTGGCTTGACCAGCCTCATGGCTGGCCTGGCCCAAACGGGAGAAATCTTGATTCTTGCGCGCTTCCTTCAGGGTGTAACTGCGGCACTCATCTTGCCCACTTCGCTGGCACTGTTGAACCGCATGTTCACGGGCAAGGCTCGCGGACAGGCCTTTGCCATTTGGGGTTCCACTATCGGTGGGGCAACCGCTCTCGGGCCAGTAATCGGCGGCTGGTTTGCCGAGAACCTGACTTGGCGCTGGGCATTTGGAATCAACATCCCGTTCACGATCGTAATCCTGATTTTGGCTGCTCTCTTCCTTGTTCCCACGCCACGCAAGCGAGGAAGCATCGACATGTTCAGCGCAATCCTGTCGATGCTGGGGCTCGGGCTACTTGCATTCGGTCTGATCGAAGGCCGCACTGTGGGTTGGGTTGCCAGCGAACAAGCCTTCGAACTCCCCGGGTTCACGTGGGATTCTGGTCTCTCACCGGCCTTTGTTGCGCTCATCCTCTCGGTAGTTCTGATGACCGTGTTCGTGTGGCGCCAGATCATTGCCAGTTGTCCATCCAATTCCCGGGAACCATTCATGGACACTAAGTTGTTCTCGATCGCTTCGTTCCGCAATGGCAACATCGCCACCACGATCATCGGGTTGGGCGAATATGGGATCATCGCGGTTCTTCCGCTCTGGCTCGTCTTCGCGAAGGACTACACAGCGCTGCAAGCAGGTGCGGCTCTCGTTCCTATCGCTATCGGAAGTTTCGTGGCCAGTGGTATCAGCTTCCCACTGATGGCAAAAATTTCACCGCTTGGTCTTGTCCGGACAGGACTCGTGCTCGAAGTTGTGGGGCTCGCAGGGCTCGGCGTCGTCGCGGCGTTCACCAATTCCGAGGGGTGGCTCATCTCCCTCGTTATGTTCTTCTACGGGATCGGGGTTGGCTTTGCTACCTCGCAAGTAACCAATGTTGTCCTCGCCGACGTTCCAGAGGAGGAGGACGGCCAAAGTTCGGGTATTCAAAGTACGTTCCGTCAGCTCGGTTCTGCGCTTGGCATTGCGGCGCTGACAACGGTCTTCTTCTCCACGCTCAGCTCGAACATTCAAACTCGACTGGTCGATGCCGGACTTTCAGCGGACCAAGCAGCCGAGTTTGGTGACGTCGTGACCGAAAGCGCGGGGGCAGCTATCCATCCACTTGCGACAAACCCAGACACCGCATTCATAGCAGACGCGGCACGTGAAGCAATGACACACGGATTGGCTCTGGGCTCGTACCTAGCAGCCGGATTCCTACTACTCGGGGTCATCGCTACGTTACTGATACCTAATACCCAGAAAATTAGTTTGGAACCCGCCAAAGCATTTGGATCCGCCGCCTAA
- a CDS encoding SDR family NAD(P)-dependent oxidoreductase — MTNTNNEASAPVSTWQEVISPGRFTGQTVLVTGAGSGIGLATASRVAREGGRVIATDINAERLDAFGTEHADYDVVMVVADVSTQDGVDTIMAVAGDKIDALANNAGIMDDFGPVHELKDELWQRVMAVNVDSVMRLSRAVIPLMMAAGYGTVVNVVSEAALRGSAAGVAYTASKHAVVGISKACSVMYGPSGIRVNAVAPGGVKTNIVAVPGSQMATERLFPLFVTSPPPAQADELAASITFLLSRDSTNISGAVLASDGGWHVI; from the coding sequence GTGACAAACACTAACAATGAAGCTAGTGCTCCAGTCTCCACATGGCAGGAGGTGATCTCACCGGGTCGGTTTACTGGGCAAACAGTATTGGTTACGGGAGCCGGCTCCGGTATTGGGCTTGCTACAGCCTCGAGAGTCGCGCGTGAAGGTGGCCGTGTGATCGCAACGGATATCAATGCCGAGCGGCTTGATGCTTTTGGAACCGAGCATGCCGATTATGACGTTGTTATGGTGGTTGCCGATGTCTCAACCCAGGACGGCGTTGACACCATCATGGCCGTTGCCGGAGACAAGATTGATGCTTTGGCAAACAACGCTGGGATCATGGACGACTTTGGCCCGGTCCATGAGCTCAAAGACGAACTGTGGCAACGCGTCATGGCCGTTAACGTTGACTCCGTCATGCGGCTGTCTCGGGCTGTCATCCCATTGATGATGGCGGCCGGGTACGGCACCGTCGTCAACGTGGTCTCTGAGGCAGCGCTACGAGGATCCGCAGCGGGCGTTGCCTACACCGCGTCAAAACACGCGGTGGTTGGAATTTCCAAGGCCTGCTCGGTGATGTATGGACCTTCTGGGATCCGGGTCAACGCCGTTGCGCCGGGAGGGGTAAAGACCAACATCGTTGCGGTGCCGGGTTCGCAGATGGCAACGGAACGGCTGTTCCCACTGTTCGTAACTTCACCGCCGCCGGCTCAGGCAGATGAGCTCGCGGCTTCCATTACCTTCTTGTTGTCTAGGGACTCAACCAATATTTCCGGGGCGGTCCTAGCCTCCGATGGAGGGTGGCACGTTATCTAG
- a CDS encoding ATP-binding cassette domain-containing protein, producing MSQKTSVLSATNIVAGYTSHPSLRGISLETYRGASAIGITGASGVGKSTLINALRGDMKLSGGRVTYDGIGVNRLALGNKKRFKTAVRRVAQNGFTGFDGRMKVSQVIAGELKDARKAGRASGESSQDILGLMDLNSAFADRVLHTLSGGERQRLSIALALATRPDVLLLDEPTTALDPTLKDLVSQRLLEITQERKIGLVVASHDFNLLSRLTPTIHVLADGQFVETGSARDLLTDPQHPATKELANAYPQAVATLRSAD from the coding sequence TTGAGCCAGAAGACCAGTGTCCTTTCCGCCACCAACATTGTGGCTGGTTACACCTCCCACCCATCCCTGCGCGGCATCAGTCTAGAGACGTACCGTGGTGCTTCCGCGATTGGCATCACCGGCGCCTCTGGAGTTGGTAAGTCCACTCTGATCAACGCGCTGCGCGGAGACATGAAGCTCAGCGGCGGCCGGGTCACCTACGACGGTATCGGGGTCAACCGCCTTGCCCTTGGCAACAAAAAGCGGTTCAAGACCGCCGTGCGCAGGGTCGCTCAAAACGGGTTCACTGGATTTGACGGGCGGATGAAAGTCTCCCAGGTCATTGCCGGGGAACTCAAGGATGCACGAAAAGCCGGGCGGGCATCGGGAGAAAGCTCCCAAGACATTCTGGGTCTCATGGACTTGAACTCCGCGTTCGCGGACCGTGTTCTGCACACCTTGTCCGGGGGCGAACGCCAACGGTTGTCGATCGCGCTAGCCCTAGCCACCCGCCCTGATGTGCTACTTCTTGACGAGCCCACCACCGCACTGGATCCAACGCTCAAGGACCTAGTTTCCCAACGCTTGTTGGAGATCACCCAGGAGCGCAAGATCGGGCTGGTCGTGGCATCCCACGACTTCAACCTGCTCTCGCGTCTCACCCCAACGATCCATGTGCTCGCTGACGGCCAATTCGTTGAGACCGGATCCGCCCGCGATCTACTCACCGATCCGCAGCACCCAGCCACAAAGGAACTGGCCAACGCCTACCCGCAGGCCGTGGCTACCCTGCGCTCGGCCGACTAA
- a CDS encoding mandelate racemase/muconate lactonizing enzyme family protein, whose amino-acid sequence MKTDDGLTGTGYSYTIGTGGQAVLSMLREHLVPRLIGAHAAQVEHIWMDLFASTRATTTGAITSLALAAVDTALWDLKCKRANEPLWQVAGGFRRDVPLCDTEGGWLHLTTDQLVESALASKAAGWPGLKVKVGKPNGVEDVERLRAVREAVGDRMDIMVDANQSMTSAEAIRRAKALEPLNIFWLEEPLPADDVSGHLRLAEATSIPIAVGESMYSVAQFREYLQRGAASIVQVDVARIGGITPWLKVAHLAESFNVAVCPHFLMELHVSLLAAIPNGRYVEHIPQLRAITKTEMAIADGKALAPSAPGIGIDWDWDQIENRVIA is encoded by the coding sequence ATCAAAACGGATGATGGGCTGACCGGAACCGGTTATTCATACACCATTGGGACCGGCGGCCAAGCTGTTCTGTCAATGTTGCGCGAGCACTTGGTGCCGAGGCTCATAGGGGCTCATGCCGCCCAGGTTGAGCACATTTGGATGGACCTGTTCGCTTCAACCCGTGCGACCACGACGGGAGCGATCACCTCGTTGGCGCTTGCGGCCGTGGACACCGCTCTGTGGGATTTGAAGTGCAAGCGAGCGAATGAACCGCTGTGGCAGGTGGCTGGCGGGTTCCGTCGCGACGTCCCCCTATGTGACACTGAAGGAGGTTGGCTACACCTAACCACCGATCAACTGGTGGAAAGTGCACTAGCCTCCAAGGCAGCGGGCTGGCCCGGCCTCAAGGTCAAGGTGGGTAAACCAAACGGCGTTGAGGACGTAGAACGGTTGCGTGCGGTGCGAGAGGCTGTTGGTGACCGTATGGACATCATGGTTGATGCCAATCAATCCATGACGTCAGCCGAGGCTATTAGGCGGGCCAAGGCGCTTGAGCCGCTGAATATTTTCTGGCTCGAAGAGCCACTTCCCGCGGACGATGTCTCCGGGCACTTGCGTCTTGCCGAGGCAACTTCAATTCCAATCGCAGTGGGAGAGTCCATGTACTCGGTTGCCCAATTTCGCGAATACCTGCAGCGCGGAGCTGCAAGCATTGTTCAAGTCGACGTAGCTCGGATCGGCGGAATCACCCCGTGGCTCAAGGTGGCTCACCTAGCCGAGTCTTTCAACGTTGCTGTGTGCCCGCACTTCCTGATGGAACTGCACGTCAGTCTGCTCGCTGCTATTCCAAATGGTCGCTACGTGGAACACATTCCACAGTTACGAGCGATCACAAAGACGGAAATGGCCATTGCTGACGGCAAGGCATTGGCCCCTAGCGCCCCAGGCATCGGAATTGACTGGGACTGGGACCAAATTGAGAACCGGGTAATTGCATGA
- a CDS encoding GntR family transcriptional regulator produces MDNPYMASLRRPAPRQELADEVYGTLRTNILDGSIPPGTRIKIEDAAEMLTVSPTPVRESLARLQSEGLVDREPRRGYRTTRLLNATDIADLYELRLVLEPYAASRAAQVADPRTLELLAQELTLGKTLTSSTGNLNPAELSTHDEQFHDLIFQAAGNDLIRQSYQRTHCHLHIFRLSFSDTFDSHTIVEHEAILNALQSGDHRLASKTMKAHLLSSKRRIETYFESHPQG; encoded by the coding sequence GTGGACAACCCCTACATGGCCTCACTTCGCAGACCGGCCCCGCGGCAGGAACTTGCAGATGAGGTCTACGGAACGCTACGCACCAATATTTTGGATGGGTCCATCCCACCCGGGACGCGCATCAAGATCGAAGATGCCGCCGAGATGCTCACTGTCTCTCCCACCCCCGTACGAGAATCACTGGCGCGACTGCAATCAGAGGGACTAGTTGACCGGGAACCTCGGCGTGGATACCGCACAACTCGGCTCCTCAACGCCACCGATATCGCCGACTTATATGAGCTGCGGCTGGTGTTAGAGCCCTACGCAGCAAGCCGCGCGGCACAGGTCGCTGACCCTCGGACTTTGGAACTACTGGCGCAAGAACTCACTCTTGGCAAAACACTGACTTCTTCGACAGGGAACCTCAATCCCGCTGAGCTTTCCACTCATGACGAGCAATTCCATGACCTGATATTTCAGGCGGCCGGCAACGATCTCATCCGACAGTCGTATCAGCGCACACACTGCCACCTGCACATCTTTAGGCTCTCCTTCAGCGACACCTTTGACAGCCACACAATTGTCGAGCACGAGGCGATCCTAAATGCTTTGCAGTCCGGAGATCATCGCCTTGCATCCAAAACCATGAAAGCGCACCTCCTGTCATCCAAGCGGCGTATTGAAACATACTTCGAATCTCATCCCCAGGGGTGA